The DNA region CTTGGTGGAGAAGGTGTCTGGTTTTGGTTTCTGTTCACTattgtataaatacatttcTCAATTAAATGATACCTTCATAAAAGTTTCAGAATGATTTATAAATTgagaataattaaattaaaaatgaatgtttttctgtaaatatttaatgttcTTAAAGGAAAATCctttaataccccccccccccccaccaccacacacacacacacctaccctaaataaatgtaattaatatcCTTTACTCAGtgtttaaagttaattttatttaataaaagctGCATCAAAGAGCTTAATTTTTTACTACTTTAATCCATTAGAAAATATATTTGCTATAACAACTGCATTTCTAATAACAAAAGAAATGActcttaataaatatatttttagttaAAGCTTTGTAACTTTTTTGTCATTTAGTCAGAGAGGGAAAGCAAACTTTTTATATTCCAAGTAAACACTAACCAGACCCATTAAATCTATACAAAGTAAAATACAAAAACCCCTACCCTTCTGCTGAATATATCTCAATTTCAAGGAGTCCAAGACCAAAGACCCAGAGGAGGAATTAGTAGGTGTAGAAATTCTAGATGTAGAAGTTCCCAGGGCAGCTTTTTCAgccttaaataaaatgattttcatatattaaaaaaaatatttctataaattgCTAACaactgtaaatacatgtaaaacatcaCTTTCATATTATAAGCAAAAACTTACTTTCATCCTCTCTTGCCGCTTCCTCTCAAGCCAGCAGGCCTGAGGGTCGGCATCCTCTTTGCTCATGAAGCTGTACCAAACGTCCCGATTTACTACAATTGGTTCACGCTTGGGCAGGACTTCACATTTCACAATCGTAGTGTCCTTCATCTTTGGACACGATGATTTCCAAGATATCCAAATACGGCCTTTCAAGTTTCTGAGTTTAATTTAagactaaaaataaatttactgtTGATAAACTGTTCCAATTGAACAATGTAGAACCACACACGAGCACCGGACACTTTCGACGAATCGATGGGCGAAGGCAAAGATTGATAGTATTCACAAACTATCAATCTTTGGGAGTCACGAAAACGCAGCTTCTAATACTATTACGTAACTAAGGAAGTCTAAACATGCCCGCGCATTTAACTTGAAATAGCAGGAAGTAGCATAATATCTAGTCCATTCGTTGAACAAGatatttccggatttttttgtGACATGCAAATGAAAAATCCATCAATGCATGTAGCAAGTAATGtttagtaaattttcatttaaaaccttaaaaaaaacccaaacaaacaagACAAGTATTCCACTCAATCGGAAACACGCAAATATCcttagtaaaatatattttcaaagacACATAGGCCCATATGTATTATACTATAGCTTGAAATTTTTTGGATTGTAGATATGCCACCGTTGACTGAGTATCCAATCTCATTAAATTTAGATGTGCTGACACAGATGCTTGGGGTCacattttatgatatttcaCAATGACCAGATTCTCTCCAGACGTAATGGAGTTCATCGTGAGTTCAACAgactttatattataaataatgcaTTATGATTAACAAGCCCTAATGTACATTCGAATTTAAAAACGTCAGTAACGTTTATACATTTGTACCAAGtttaactttaatttgtttattaataaaaaggaATATACATCTTATTTTGAGTTTTATATCTACATTTATAGTGCATTAACCCCCTGCTACAAAATACGTCATTTTTTAACAGTCTTCTAATTAATGCACATTTTACATAGCACCACAccttttgatgaaaaatataatttatttgaatGCCTCGTGTTGTTCACATATTCTCAAAAATTCATGATGAACGTAATcatcgtacatgtacatgatatgaAGAAACTATCATACACTGTTCAGAAAATACcgtattttatattatagagAATAATATTGAATATGTATATCGTATTAtataaccacaaaatatggTATCAAGAGATAGAGATATCAAGAGATTTATCAAgagataaaacaataaataaaatatagagaAGAGTGGTTTCTTTTGTCACAATaaatttctaaaagaaaaaatctaCCCAACTGATTTATGTTCATTTACCAAGAGTTTAAATTTAAGAGTTCGAATTCATAAGTCTATGAACTGCTGCAGCTCTTCGCAGTCTTCAAATGAATCATGTCCATTGTGTGTGCTTTGTATGTGCATTTTATGTAATGTTCAAAATGCTAGAATCCAAATTTTCAATACAAGACCCGTTACAGCTTACTCCACTTTTATTGAAATCGATTATACCGAAATTCCGCTCATTTTGAAATAGATCGAAGTCACTGATCGGTCTTCAGAGATGATGAGTTGTTTTCACAACGGTGAAATATTGAAGTACTCCACAGCAGCTTTCGTCACACTTAGTGACAGTAATTATGCCGGACTGACcggttgatacatgtatatagatacaAAGGTGTAAGTTGATAAGTTCTCACCTTATCTAGCTGTTTTTATACtgcttttacaaaataaaaactttcaaGGACTAGTATTCCATGTAATCTGTTCACTGTAATGGATAAACGATGACCAATTAATTTGTTcgggttaaaaactttttttcatatcGTAGATCAggattgaaaattttaaaactggcGGCTTCACGTCAGTCGATTTCGCTTATACTGAAATAGggttatattgaaataatttgcatggtctcctgaatttcaatatatcagGAGTAGGCTGTATGCGCTCTATATGTTGGTTTTTGAGTGTAAGTAAACAATTCTTTAATAGCGGCCGGCTTGTTTAACCCTGCATAAAGACAAACCAGGAATATGTCGAATGATTCCTTACTTAATTATTAATTGATTCTCTTAATGTTAATTTAGCAtcgttttatacatgtatatttacattttccagtgtctttgcctgtgataacactacgtatcgattttgtactatataacccataatacaaatgacgcgaAAATGAGGCGCCAGCggagtttgtttatttttatttaagtatttaatcgtacgatgtctaaaaattatataaatataagtaataaggaatcattctttgaatattatgaggtgatactTTCGGTCGGggagtgatcaaatctatcataaagcccttcgggctttattggatttgatcacgccccgaccaaaattatcacctcataatactcaaagaatgattccttattccttatatatgtAAGTGTCTAAACAGAAAGACGTGcgtatttatttaagtaaataatattctctctctctctctctctctctctctctctctctctctcaatatcaCAGCCATATTATTAGAGTCATATGTAAGCAAAGTTTTTGGCCATGGTTTCACTGAATTGCACAAGTGGATGAGGTCTTTTGAGAGGGGTCCCACGGCAGGGCCGGGGGTAGATAACTTGGATGAGGCTCTTGGAACGGATAGAGGAAATATACCCTGCAACAAAAAAATGAAGGCCTTTAGGAATGATACGAAATGGCATTTAGTGTGCATAACAACCAGAATTCTTTACTTTTAAGACTGCCGCATTCCGCTACACTTTGTACCTACCTGATTGCGGTGACATAATACTTTCCTATGCCACTGAAGCTAGTATAGTTTGTTCTTTTATCGTCTACTCCCAGCTTCAGGGGTTCTCTATAGAGAAACCTCACCGTTTCCACATTGTACACCGGGATACCTTTGCCAATAAAAGCATACAggttataaaatttaaatatagatataacaatataaatatttttatggaGGGGCTGTCTCTTTGCGATATGGGATGGGGgctggggggagggggtcacaTAAAGTTCGTGATAGAAAATCATACACGAGGTCGGTAAAAATTTTGACACACCTGTAACTTTCAACCAAGCTTCAATACGGAACATCGTCTGGGACATCGATTCAAAGGACCTCTCCCCTGTCCTTATAGGGAGGAACAGTTTGGACGTGACAAAGCTGACCTGGGGAGGGGGTTTGACGCTGGGTTTGGTCACATAGAACACACGGAGAGTCTTTAAGAACAAGCGGTCCGACATCCCGTCATCAATGTCGTCCGTCTGATCGGAGAGAATCTCGAGGTGACCTGCATTAGAATACAATGTAATGAAACTTTACTGAAATCTGAAATAATTTTGAAGTAATTGCGTTTGACACAGAGATATTTACAAAAGTCCCCTTACCCATTGTCTCCGTGTATCGGATATCgtatgtctgaatgtttaccATTTTAATGCCCTGAAATTGATTCATGGAAAGAATGTAATTGTTAAACACCTGAATAaatagtttatacatgtatatcattccTATTGGCATTGCCAGAGCTTACAGTTTGGTGTGGTAACCATTTACAGAATCtcatcatgacgtcatcaaacgtttgaaactgcgcatgggtCGCCAGATCTGGTGGTCTGGTAATACTAGGGACAAAGTCTTTCATTCCTGttggttttggaaaaaaaatatatgtataaaaatgttactgcaagaaaaattgtttttaagttgAAAATGGAAAGTACTTAATATAACCAAACCTATCGTCTCATTAGCAGGTTCGCCAATGACGTAGAAAACCCGCATGATCTGGGTGTATCGTTTCATCTTGCCGCCATTTTCGTGACACACCGTATTGTCAGGATCAATGACGGCTTTTTCTCGCCCTTCTGATACTTTGAGTGTGGCactttcaacattcaaaatggaaCCTGTAAATAATACGTTTGATTTAAACTGTACGTTTTGCAgaaagtttataattttaaaagaaagattaaattattgcattttttcatTAAGCTACAAAAGTTTAAACTTTCTGCAGATAGTTTAAATCAATCACATTTTAAAGTATTGAATAtgaattcttatgaattaaagGAGTTCGAACCACCGATATACAGCGGTACaacctaattttttaaaaaattcagtctCAACGTGTATATATATTCCATTATATCCATCATGGGAATTATGCAATGACtttataaaatgcatggatATCGTCAATAAATTTCGTTTTATCTCATTTCATTTATAGAATTTGAAGAACTACAAGTAATAACaaatttatgatgaaaaaaaatattttaaggatGAGGGTCGGAGAAACTTAAAAGGATGTGAACAAATTTTATGATAACTTTAAACGTCCTTTCTACATGTGAACACTGATCCAATTACAAACCTTGTAGTGGATTTCTCTTTAAATCTTCGTTCAAACTCTCTAAGGTTTTCTCTAATCCTTCGTAAGTTGTCATCGAGTAGCCATATGTCTGTATAAAGAGTGGATGTCGGAAAAGAAACACGGCAAAAGGATGTGACAGCTGAGGGGTGAGGTCGATGTCGGTGGTGTGGGGCACCTTGTTCAGTAGGCCAAGTTGTTGAGACGGTGTCGATGGGTCTTTAACATGCAGCCATAACCTAAAAATTCACAgcacattaaaaaatgttttctcaACCATTGCGCAccttatttcctttttttttttaaaatatcatgctTGTTTGAAGTTGAAACTATCCACTGCAGTGTTGTCACATTTTTAATTCAGCGTTTCAACAAAGATTTCActtttgagtaaaaaaaaaagtgtaataCGATTTAAGCTGTTTAGAATTCGAATATTTttattagggggggggggtggtcacGTATTGAAACTGTCATTAATATTCACCAAAAATTGcaattacatatattatttatgataaataaatgcaCAATACCTTAATCCCCGGACAAGGACGTTGAAGCCGTACGTGGACTCGTGGAAGATCATCTTGTCCATCACTATCCCACCATTGGTCTCCACCTTCCGTTCCACTGTCTCACATTTCCACACGCCGTAGCTGGGGTTAGCCCGGAGCCAGTAGTTCGCTGCTCCTATCAAGGTGCTGTTTGGTGACAAAATAAACTAGAGTAGAGTCATGATATTTACATTGCCTACTTTATGCATGTACttattcttttgtttgtttgttatattCTAGTCTTGattaagttttatttaattcCTATTCAAAATCTCGAGCAAGAGCTTAAGAACTCTCTCTTACTAAGATGGAACAAAATTTTGATTGCTATCCGagtgataaaattatatactataactatttttcaaaaataaactaaatactagtaattattttttcgaATTGCACCCtccttgaaaaattaaataagattaaagtttaaaatcattcaacaaaaaacaaataccCTGACTTACATAAGATTATGACAGAACCATTTAGTTCAAATCAAACCGGACGCTTACCTGAATCTGTCGTATTCAGGGGGTATCTTGTTTTTCATGTTTCCAGGGTTAAGGCACCGAGGCATGATGTCTATGTAGGCCAGCGGAGGCAGCTGTTCCTGAGGCACATTGGCCTTGACAGAGGAGAGGGCTTGGTGCCCCATCACTTCTTCATAGGACGGGGGAGGCATGGTCTCCTCCACATACTGGGGGGTCACCGGTTTTTGGGACATGACCAAATCACCACCTAGAGGTGTGCTGGAATACTGTCAGGAGGACGGCTGTATGATGGAAGAAAAGGGATCCAAATTCGAAAGTGTGTACAAACGGAAAAAGCCTGTCAAAATGGCAGCCAAAGTTTGGCACTACATGAAGATCATTGCATGCACATATCCGTGTTCTGTTTAAATGTATACAATACAACCGTGGCTATTTAAAATACTACGTCAGATCAATCAAGGTAGACCGGGGAATCAATACTTGTAACGGGTAAGTGGAGTGGAAACGAGAGAGCGGAATAGAGTGGGGAAATAAAAGCAGTAGGTAAAGTACATAAGACATAAAGGTTTTAGAAAAAGACAAGGTagttatattcaaaatttgatgGTGTTCAttcgcggatccagaaaaattttccgggggggggggggggggggtccaacggttatttgagtttgccgggggggggggggcatatttttggcaattttatattgtaatttaaagaaatttgaattttacaggGTGGTCCGGACctccccccccctctagatccgcgcatggtgtTGAAAGTAAACTTGTTCCCTTTTGTGCTACACTAGTTCACGTAGCATCGTTCTTGAAAGTCGGGGGGGGGGAGGGCAGGCTCAtcccaaaaatcttgacaagcaaaaaaaaaaaaaaaaaaggtaaattttcattttccaaaatcttcaaaatcctaatccatggggagggggggggggggggggggctggcgtagtatTTCTGttccttcaatttcactcctaatttccttatttttatatcaatgttTTACATACTCTCaaaagtgtgtggggggggaacaaatccatgataattcattttttttttacatgtataaaataattgCTGTGAGAAATTGCCGTGCCTGTGGTGcaattaattaatgaataatacgtgaataataataatatgcaGCGCATAAAAACGGTTACATAATGTTACAGATgtgtgtatatttttatatataaagagagaaaacaataaaaaccacgGCATCTCCCCAGCTTTCTTGCAACAGTACATGCGTcggatcaattttttaaaatgaacgtagtaaaattatcaaacaagtgaaaagctgtcaatgtgacagcaaaccgggttttcttttatgtaaactgtatccataatccatgtcaacccttatccagtgaaatggagttccctacatgtatatgcaacattttgccaaaaaatgactaagttcaaaagctagtattattttcataaattatcggaaatcaaaatcctagcaatatgcacacctctgatatatgtacaattgatctgcaaaagaacaacttcctatcttgagaactgtaggaggagttatccgtacaatgagggtaccctatatgcaatattttgccaaaaaatgac from Crassostrea angulata isolate pt1a10 chromosome 7, ASM2561291v2, whole genome shotgun sequence includes:
- the LOC128192171 gene encoding uncharacterized protein LOC128192171, producing MSQKPVTPQYVEETMPPPSYEEVMGHQALSSVKANVPQEQLPPLAYIDIMPRCLNPGNMKNKIPPEYDRFSTLIGAANYWLRANPSYGVWKCETVERKVETNGGIVMDKMIFHESTYGFNVLVRGLRLWLHVKDPSTPSQQLGLLNKVPHTTDIDLTPQLSHPFAVFLFRHPLFIQTYGYSMTTYEGLEKTLESLNEDLKRNPLQGSILNVESATLKVSEGREKAVIDPDNTVCHENGGKMKRYTQIMRVFYVIGEPANETIGMKDFVPSITRPPDLATHAQFQTFDDVMMRFCKWLPHQTGIKMVNIQTYDIRYTETMGHLEILSDQTDDIDDGMSDRLFLKTLRVFYVTKPSVKPPPQVSFVTSKLFLPIRTGERSFESMSQTMFRIEAWLKVTGIPVYNVETVRFLYREPLKLGVDDKRTNYTSFSGIGKYYVTAIRVYFLYPFQEPHPSYLPPALPWDPSQKTSSTCAIQ